The following proteins come from a genomic window of Daphnia carinata strain CSIRO-1 chromosome 6, CSIRO_AGI_Dcar_HiC_V3, whole genome shotgun sequence:
- the LOC130690229 gene encoding LOW QUALITY PROTEIN: uncharacterized protein LOC130690229 (The sequence of the model RefSeq protein was modified relative to this genomic sequence to represent the inferred CDS: inserted 1 base in 1 codon) yields MPLYHLRQKPFYPLVALTLVTLAITSYKFPSSDIISTERCPRRGDAIIKSARPFKYMSSLCNCRREMATMADRLHTDHDAFDWCSRESTVRGPNQKIISYTLYGGAKNASIFNRYYSLLRNISLTAERDYPGWIIRIYHDIPDGIGPAKEAHDQLCQVYCQFDHVDLCSVPLLIERIGNETTPVDPASFRGLNPRMFRYLVMLDPNADVFISRDVDSLIWPREVDAVDEWLRSNYTFHVMRDHANHQSLMLAGMWGVKIWQRRDLIEGLMRALIVSGQQQIKFQDQLSLADIVWPVAKYDVMAHDTYGCQNERLVRLSPFKVHPFPTKGNGRYYVXGAGHDLYPDKCPEACRPPDHKDWEYC; encoded by the exons atgCCTCTGTACCACCTTCGTCAGAAGCCTTTCTACCCTTTGGTTGCCCTTACATTAGTCACGCTCGCCATTACGTCCTACAAATTTCCGAGTTCTGACATCATTTCAACTGAACGTTGTCCAAGACGTGGGGATGCCATAATCAAATCTGCTAGGCCTTTCAAGTACATGTCTTCCCTCTGCAATTGTAGAAGAGAAATGGCCACGATGGCAGATCGTCTTCACACAGATCATGATGCGTTCGACTGGTGCAGCCGGGAATCGACCGTTCGCGGACCGAACcagaaaatcatttcctacACGCTGTACGGTGGTGCAAAAAACGCGTCCATCTTTAATCGCTACTATTCGCTGTTGAGAAACATTTCGTTGACGGCGGAAAGGGATTATCCTGGTTGGATCATCCGCATTTATCACGATATCCCGGATGGGATAGGTCCAGCCAAAGAAGCGCACGATCAGCTGTGCCAAGTGTATTGCCAATTTGATCACGTCGATTTGTGCAGCGTGCCTTTATTAATCGAACGCATTGGCAATGAGACGACACCGGTGGATCCAGCTTCTTTTCGAGGACTCAATCCGCGAATGTTCCGCTATTTGGTCATGTTGGATCCGAATGCGGACGTCTTTATTTCGAGGGATGTCGACAGTCTCATTTGGCCGAGAGAAGTGGACGCTGTGGATGAATGGCTGCGATCCAACTACACGTTCCACGTCATGAGAGATCATGCGAATCATCAGTCACTCATGTTAGCAG GGATGTGGGGAGTCAAAATATGGCAACGTAGAGATCTCATCGAAGGACTAATGCGAGCGCTCATTGTCTCTGGCCAGCAACAGATTAAATTTCAGGACCAATTGTCGCTCGCTGATATCGTTTGGCCAGTTGCTAAATACGATGTG ATGGCCCATGACACTTACGGATGCCAAAACGAGCGGCTCGTCCGGTTGTCGCCGTTTAAAGTCCACCCGTTTCCCACCAAAGGTAATGGCAGGTATTACG GGGGAGCTGGACATGATTTGTATCCAGACAAGTGCCCAGAAGCGTGTCGACCACCAGATCACAAGGACTGGGAATATTGCTAG
- the LOC130689880 gene encoding protein Star-like: MSGFYFFQSRAKVQLVCAFFIVLSIVLLLVHQTKKVYQDELVDRTEKLQQLVSREIRLLHQSGKKYNLMEESDGQSIFDNNAECTLDYMNTNKIPQDHPCVIETIRKNYLNKPSPPDVPLKLDKEGDHDRSPGQTGVIFRLLKNQTKGFFVECGALNGEFMSNTIDLERKYNWGGILIEANPETFKKLISHNRKAWTLPVCLSLEPFPTQVTFQMKVGDPGHSHIEGAAKTLQKPGIPGVDPDLVTVQCFPFYSILLAVGRTQVDFFSLDVEGHELKILKTIPWHKVDIKSLTVEWDHIPEGQEALIRFMEGSGFIKIGAFDFLWSRDVIFIKDLINTH, from the exons ATGAGcggtttctatttttttcaatctcgAGCTAAAGTGCAATTAGTATgtgcattttttattgttctctCGATTGTTCTCTTATTGGTACATCAGACGAAAAAAGTCTACCAGGATGAACTAGTGGACCGAACCGAAAAGCTCCAGCAGTTGGTCTCGCGAGAAATTCGATTGTTGCATCAAAGTGGCAAAAAGTACAACCTGATGGAAGAATCTGACGGACAATCGATTTTCGACAATAACGCCGAATGCACATTAG ATTACATGAACACCAATAAAATACCACAGGATCATCCTTGCGTGATTGAAACTATCCGAAAAAATTACCTGAACAAGCCTTCACCACCTGATGTTCCTCTCAAGCTGGATAAGGAGGGCGATCACGATCGTTCACCAGGACAGACTGGAGTGATATTCCGGCTATTAAAAAACCAA ACGAAAGGATTTTTTGTGGAATGTGGCGCTTTGAATGGTGAATTCATGTCGAACACGATCGACCTGGAGCGCAAATACAATTGGGGAGGAATTTTGATTGAAGCCAATCCAGAAACTTTCAAGAAGCTTATCTCACATAATCGTAAAGCGTGGACCTTACCTGTCTGTCTTAGCTTGGAACCTTTTCCTACACAG GTGACTTTTCAGATGAAAGTTGGCGATCCTGGCCACAGCCACATCGAAGGTGCAGCCAAAACGTTGCAGAAACCTGGAATTCCCGGTGTAGATCCTGATTTAGTAACAGTCCAGTGCTTTCCGTTTTATTCCATTCTGCTGGCAGTTGGACGAACGCAGGTGGATTTTTTCAGCCTCGACGTCGAAGGCCATGAACTGAAGATTCTCAAGACAATACCGTGGCATAAAGTTGATATTAAG TCATTGACGGTTGAATGGGACCATATACCGGAAGGGCAGGAAGCCTTAATCCGCTTCATGGAGGGGAGCGGTTTCATCAAGATCGGAGCATTTGATTTTCTATGGAGTAGAGACGTCATCTTTATTAAAGATTTAATTAATACTCATTAA
- the LOC130690226 gene encoding synaptogenesis protein syg-2-like: protein MMDHHGTARRPKMILVLVTTAHLFVVSLVTVESATAALLPIPAEVSSRATDKMLVNTIDTSEDESIKLEKVSVLSGRTAELPCDITPPPLDSLYLVLWYKNDSDFPIYKYDARRSRESYRQQQTQHDSQMLLLQQQQEQGQYTPTSTATRVHFQFDSHPALLLLSNVVDQDEGVYRCRVDFGRSPTRNVLVQLTVVVPPGKIRIIEDNRQVSSVIGPYDEGAQLSLNCIVTGGRPRPEVSWWLDNKLVDHTFISPSENVVQNVLVIPQLQRHHLHAILRCQASNYFGAHNKTSTPHLGLNSYGHHNRQQQNTIVSSVQLDLNLKPLWVTISGTEKPLSAGKCYTIECSTGGSRPSASIHWYLHSIQQQPTRERITMDGRNTTSTLKLTPTAKDHDAELICSAVNPVMISTASHNSSDGHNLSDRTLSSSIETRRKLVVHFAPTAELELGRNLKPDSIVEGNDVYFECRIRSNPPPHRIIWTHEGQNVRENVTAGVLVVEQSLVIRRVSRFHSGRYSCTAINTEGTGLSNTVQLRVMFQPVCRPGQKIMYGVAKQETAVVRCQTDAIPLARSHRWAFNASVSSEMTELTVNRTQILHQSGSSHLEEGTEAQDSVFSYTPQSDRDYGNLLCWARNDIGEQREPCVYRIFLGVRPDPPVNCSVVNQTADAVEVWCRPGFDGGHPQQFQFEIFDTQSAVLLYNKSGRYPHLKVGNLESGIKLFIQVSAFNQRGRSALVPLEAYTIKIADKQTVIMETTDLNSVLGIASGVSASVLIVCVAIALTTRFRRHQRAPSNPSQHDAHNIQHPVDKTKKQDSQPYDLDVDPDVIINSQLVNDLQHVNHDASVQRSHRNNNSPASQSQQLSMAVDPTRPFASAGHSHPAHYSPTAASAAMSNIEVVAVKSPHRHKQDPETSI, encoded by the exons ATGATGGATCATCATGGAACAGCTAGACGGCCGAAGATGATCCTGGTGCTGGTGACAACGGCCCACCTCTTTGTGGTTTCGCTCGTCACGGTCGAGTCTGCGACGGCGGCCCTGCTGCCCATTCCAGCAGAAGTTTCTTCGCGGGCGACAGACAAGATGCTGGTCAATACCATCGACACCTCAGAAGATGAAT CGATAAAACTGGAAAAAGTCTCGGTGCTGAGCGGGAGGACGGCCGAACTTCCGTGCGACATTACTCCGCCGCCGCTCGATTCCCTCTATCTCGTCTTGTGGTACAAGAACGATTCCGATTTCCCCATTTACAA ATACGATGCCCGTCGTTCGAGGGAGAGTTACCGCCAACAACAGACGCAGCACGACAGTCAAATGCTTCTgctacaacaacagcaagaacAAGGCCAATACACGCCGACCTCAACAGCGACTCGAGTTCACTTCCAATTCGACAGCCATCCGgcccttttgttgttgagCAACGTCGTCGATCAGGACGAGGGCGTCTATCGATGTCGGGTCGATTTCGGACGGTCGCCCACTCGCAACGTCCTCGTTCAGCTCACCGTCGTCG TTCCACCTGGGAAGATTCGAATCATCGAGGACAATCGTCAAGTCTCGTCGGTCATTGGCCCTTACGACGAAGGGGCGCAACTTTCGCTCAATTGCATCGTCACTGGAG GTCGACCCCGTCCAGAAGTGAGTTGGTGGTTGGACAACAAATTAGTGGACCACACGTTCATCAGCCCATCGGAGAATGTGGTGCAAAATGTTCTGGTCATCCCGCAACTTCAACGTCACCACCTGCACGCCATTTTACGTTGCCAGGCGTCCAACTATTTTGGTGCGCACAACAAGACGTCGACGCCCCATCTTGGCCTCAATTCCTACGGACATCACAatcgacaacaacaaaacacgaTCGTCTCCAGTGTTCAACTTGATCTCAATC TGAAGCCGTTGTGGGTGACAATCAGCGGAACAGAGAAGCCGCTGTCTGCCGGCAAATGTTACACGATTGAATGTTCCACCGGGGGATCACGTCCATCGGCCAGTATCCATTGGTACTTGCACTCGATCCAACAGCAACCCACCAGAGAACGG ATCACGATGGACGGACGCAACACGACGAGCACGTTGAAACTGACCCCCACGGCCAAGGATCACGATGCCGAATTGATCTGTTCGGCCGTCAATCCCGTGATGATTTCGACGGCTAGTCACAACAGCAGCGATGGCCATAATTTGAGCGACAGGACCTTGTCGTCGTCCATCGAGACCCGTCGCAAACTTGTCGTCCATT TTGCTCCAACGGCGGAATTGGAACTGGGTCGCAATTTGAAACCGGACTCGATCGTCGAAGGCAACGACGTCTACTTCGAGTGTCGCATCCGATCCAACCCGCCGCCGCATCGCATCATTTGGACTCACGAG GGCCAGAACGTGCGGGAAAATGTGACAGCTGGAGTCCTTGTCGTGGAGCAAAGTTTGGTCATTCGGCGAGTTTCTCGTTTCCATTCCGGCCGCTATTCCTGTACGGCCATCAATACGGAGGGGACTGGACTCAGTAACACTGTCCAGTTACGCGTCATGT TCCAGCCGGTCTGCCGTCCTGGCCAGAAAATCATGTACGGAGTGGCCAAACAAGAGACAGCCGTCGTCCGCTGTCAAACGGACGCCATTCCTCTG GCCCGTTCGCATAGGTGGGCGTTTAATGCGTCAGTATCTTCAGAGATGACTGAACTGACCGTCAATCGAACCCAAATTCTTCATCAGTCAGGCAGCAGCCATCTTGAG gaAGGGACAGAGGCACAGGATAGCGTATTCTCTTATACGCCGCAATCGGATCGTGACTACGGGAATCTGCTCTGCTGGGCTCGTAACGACATTGGCGAACAACGGGAGCCTTGCGTCTATCGCATTTTCCTCGGTGTCCGTCCCGATCCGCCCGTCAATTGTTCAGTGGTCAACCAAACAGCCGACGCGGTGGAAGTTTGGTGCCGGCCGGGGTTCGATGGCGGCCATCCGCAGCAGTTCCAGTTTGAGATCTTTGACACGCAGTCGGCCGTTTTGCTGTACAACAAATCGGGCAGGTATCCGCATTTGAAGGTGGGCAACTTGGAGTCGGGCATCAAACTGTTTATCCAAGTGTCGGCCTTTAATCAACGCGGCAGATCCGCCCTCGTCCCTCTGGAGGCTTACACCATCAAAATCGCTGACAAACAAACAG TTATCATGGAAACGACGGACTTGAATTCGGTGTTGGGCATCGCCAGCGGAGTCTCTGCCTCCGTCTTGATCGTCTGCGTGGCCATCGCGTTAACGACGAGGTTCCGCCGTCATCAACGCGCTCCGAGCAACCCGTCTCAGCACGACGCGCACAACATCCAACATCCAGTTGACAAGACCAAAAAACAAGACAGCCAACCGTACGACTTGGATGTTGATCCCGACGTTATCATCAACAGTCAACTCG TAAATGATCTGCAGCACGTGAATCACGATGCCTCCGTGCAAAGGAGTCATCGAAATAACAATTCACCAGCCAGCCAATCGCAGCAGTTATCGATGGCCGTCGATCCTACACGTCCTTTCGCTAGTGCTGGACATTCGCATCCCGCTCATTATAGTCCGACAGCTGCCAGTGCGGCGATGAGCAACATTGAAGTCGTGGCTGTGAAATCGCCTCACCGTCACAAGCAAGATCCCGAAACGTCTATTTGA
- the LOC130689536 gene encoding alpha-(1,3)-fucosyltransferase C-like, with translation MKNETTSMEAGNSNNKPKIILFWNAFHNQTDMMFGFGQQPFLDAGCQMTNCLTTNDRSLFTQSDAVVIHAGDYDERDLPTGRSPNQTFIFLNQDPLPNQSRLPCFSHPHFYNWTMTHRRDSDVYLGMPYAAIRRRENSEINNPSSSKQHCFQLSSKKKPIVWFNSLCSTQSQREDYVKQLDQFIPVDIYGKCGTLECLPRNDPHCETRLLAHYKFYLAAEDALCPDYITGHFYHALMNNIVPVVYGGADYTQFAPLNSYINVADFQSPKDLAEYLTLLDKNDALYRKHFDWKEDYEVIRRPLNGWCDLCQKLNDPTRARKSYGDLSEWWNEQVPCWPGSSFFF, from the exons ATGAAAAATGAG ACGACATCGATGGAAGCCGGTAATTCAAACAACAAGCCCAAAATCATCCTGTTCTGGAACGCGTTTCACAATCAAACTGACATGATGTTCGGCTTCGGACAACAGCCGTTCCTTGACGCCGGATGTCAAATGACAAACTGCCTCACCACTAACGACCGAAGTCTATTCACCCAAAGTGACGCCGTTGTCATTCACGCAGGCGATTACGATGAGCGTGACCTGCCAACGGGCCGTTCTCCTAATCAAACATTCATTTTCCTAAATCAAGACCCACTTCCAAACCAATCCCGTTTGCCTTGTTTTTCCCATCCGCATTTCTACAATTGGACCATGACTCATCGTCGGGATTCAGACGTTTACCTCGGTATGCCGTACGCTGCGATACGACGACGCGAGAACTCGGAAATCAACAATCCAAGCTCATCAAAACAACATTGTTTTCAACTATCCAGTAAAAAAAAGCCGATCGTTTGGTTCAACTCGCTTTGTTCGACGCAGAGTCAACGTGAAGATTACGTCAAACAGCTGGACCAATTTATTCCGGTGGACATTTACGGCAAGTGTGGCACACTCGAATGTTTGCCACGAAACGATCCCCACTGCGAGACACGCCTACTGGCCcattacaaattttatttagctGCCGAAGACGCTCTCTGCCCGGATTACATAACGGGCCATTTTTATCACGCACTCATGAACAACATCGTCCCCGTAGTTTACGGCGGAGCTGATTACACTCAATTTGCTCCGTTGAATTCGTACATCAACGTGGCCGACTTTCAATCGCCCAAGGACTTGGCCGAGTATCTCACGTTGTTGGATAAAAACGACGCTCTGTACAGAAAACATTTCGATTGGAAAGAAGATTACGAGGTGATACGGCGCCCGCTCAACGGTTGGTGCGATCTGTGTCAGAAATTAAACGATCCAACGAGGGCGAGGAAAAGCTACGGAGATTTGTCCGAGTGGTGGAATGAACAAGTTCCTTGTTGGCCGGgatcgtccttttttttttaa
- the LOC130689901 gene encoding beta-1,4-galactosyltransferase 3-like, with protein MLLHSPPYLFVSKVIRVLIIGFLLVTVSMQYYNYHKSKFNCIESVPTHVNDPQTGEGDDQGVPLCPIISPKLIGWTNLSVETTSSILDEDESVVELRMKEAGLEAGGKYEPKECRSQQRAAIIVPVRDRKDHLTVFLRYMHPFLQRKQMSYVIIVVQQSEHLPFNRGMLMNIGFKEVQLLKEKYQCLILHDVDMLPEHDGNPYTCPEEGKPRQMAFSMNYFKNYTYPVGEGFFGAVTAISTADFQRINGFSNLFWGWGGEDENLYHRVISQNLTVVRPFDGQPLHSVRYTMQSHKRAVPSLGRLDVIKGGRSAFQTDGLVNLNYQKLNYQLNPLCTHVLVGLQPSNTSAI; from the exons ATGTTGCTTCACAGTCCACCTTATTTGTTCGTTTCCAAAGTTATTCGGGTTTTAATCATAGGATTTTTACTAGTTACAGTTTCAATGCAATACTACAATTATCATAAATCCAAATTCAACTGTATAGAAAGTGTACCAACTCACGTGAATGATCCTCAAACTGGGGAGGGTGATGATCAAGGCGTCCCGCTGTGCCCAATAATTTCACCCAAGTTGA TTGGCTGGACAAACCTCTCTGTTGAGACGACGTCGTCTATTCTTGACGAAGACGAGAGCGTTGTGGAACTGCGGATGAAAGAAGCTGGACTTGAAGCTGGAGGTAAATACGAACCGAAAGAATGTCGTTCGCAGCAGAGGGCAGCCATCATCGTTCCAGTACGAGACAGAAAAGACCATTTGACTGTCTTCTTGCGTTACATGCATCCCTTCCTACAGAGAAAGCAAATGAGCTACGTCATCATCGTTGTGCAACAATCTG AACATTTGCCATTCAACCGAGGAATGCTGATGAACATTGGCTTTAAAGAGGTCCAATTATTAAAAGAGAAATACCAATGTCTCATTTTGCATGACGTCGATATGCTTCCCGAACATGATGGCAATCCGTACACATGTCCGGAGGAAGGCAAGCCTCGACAAATGGCTTTTTCCATGAACTACTTTAAGAACTACACGTAT CCGGTGGGTGAAGGATTTTTCGGAGCAGTAACGGCAATATCGACTGCAGATTTCCAACGAATCAACGGGTTCTCCAATTTATTTTGGGGTTGGGGTGGCGAGGACGAAAATCTCTATCATCGCGTTATCTCACAAAACCTGACCGTCGTTAGGCCGTTTGATGGCCAGCCGTTGCATTCGGTTCGTTACACGATGCAATCCCATAAGAGAGCCGTGCCCAGTCTGGGACGCTTGGATGTCATAAAAGGAGGTCGAAGTGCATTCCAGACCGACGGACTAGTCAACCTGAATTATCAAAAACTCAATTACCAACTTAATCCATTATGTACTCACGTCCTTGTCGGCTTACAACCATCAAACACGTCAGCCATATAA
- the LOC130689535 gene encoding uncharacterized protein LOC130689535 yields the protein MYYYGPAIIMPGSTIRPLLAAFQTTPFMPFDDVYYSGICTEKAGIKIHVSSNSFNVFVMRQPLVPDGCYVRRYVAWLTDSGNHMNNSHVATDDFYQNRTLCIVPDSHRINRTIDYNEAVEFRFI from the exons ATGTATTACTACGGCCCAGCCATAATAATGCCCGGAAGCACGATCCGTCCATTATTAGCGGCCTTTCAAACTACGCCCTTTATGCCTTTTGACGACGTCTACTACAGTGGAATTTGCACAGAAAAAGCTGGCATTAAAATTCACGTTTCATCCAATTCATTCAA CGTCTTCGTGATGAGGCAACCTCTTGTTCCCGATGGATGCTACGTCCGCCGGTATGTTGCTTGGCTCACCGATTCCGGCAATCACATGAATAACTCTCACGTGGCAACGGACGATTTCTACCAGAACAGGACTCTATGCATCGTGCCAGATTCGCACAGAATCAACAGGACAATCGACTACAACGAAGCTGTCGAATTCCGCTTCATCTAG